A genomic segment from Nitrospira sp. encodes:
- a CDS encoding Cytosolic Fe-S cluster assembling factor NBP35, whose protein sequence is MPRELHVISQPSSSNGGDACTYMWACAICDENETCQKDKEGHSRWLVAKRMERIEYKVLVMSNKGGVGKSTCTTNLAVSLALKGWHVGICDMDIHGPNIPKMVGAEGQKLKISTSGGIIPFQAYNMKIASMSFLLQNSDDPIIWRDAYKYEFINQLLGGVEWQDLNFLLIDLPPGTGNESVTTIDLLGNVSGAVIITTPQEVALLDSRKSVTFCKDSEVPIIGIVENMSGLECPHCHKPVDVFRKGGGEASAADMGVPFLGRIPLDPDVVMQSDAGEPFALFNSDTATAQAYHDIANQVETFCKKSGSLVKPAPRHQH, encoded by the coding sequence ATGCCACGCGAGTTACATGTGATTTCACAGCCCAGTTCCAGCAACGGCGGAGATGCCTGTACCTATATGTGGGCCTGCGCCATTTGCGATGAAAATGAAACCTGTCAGAAAGACAAGGAAGGCCACAGCCGGTGGCTCGTCGCCAAACGCATGGAACGGATCGAATACAAAGTGCTGGTGATGAGCAACAAGGGCGGTGTGGGCAAGAGCACCTGCACCACCAATTTGGCGGTGAGCTTGGCGCTCAAAGGGTGGCATGTGGGGATTTGCGACATGGATATCCACGGCCCCAATATTCCGAAGATGGTGGGGGCGGAAGGGCAGAAACTGAAGATCAGCACGTCGGGCGGGATCATTCCGTTTCAGGCCTATAACATGAAGATCGCCTCGATGTCGTTCTTGTTGCAGAATTCCGACGATCCGATCATCTGGCGGGACGCGTACAAGTATGAGTTCATCAACCAATTGCTGGGCGGAGTGGAATGGCAGGACCTGAATTTCCTGCTGATCGATCTCCCGCCCGGGACCGGGAACGAGTCGGTCACGACCATCGATCTCCTGGGCAATGTCAGCGGGGCCGTGATCATCACGACGCCGCAGGAAGTGGCTCTGCTCGATTCGCGCAAATCCGTCACCTTTTGCAAGGACAGCGAAGTGCCGATCATCGGGATCGTAGAAAACATGAGCGGCCTGGAATGTCCCCATTGCCACAAACCTGTGGATGTCTTCCGCAAGGGCGGCGGTGAGGCCTCGGCGGCGGATATGGGTGTCCCGTTCCTGGGCCGGATTCCGCTGGATCCCGACGTGGTGATGCAAAGCGATGCGGGGGAGCCGTTCGCCCTCTTCAACTCCGATACGGCGACGGCCCAGGCTTACCACGACATCGCCAATCAGGTCGAAACCTTTTGCAAGAAGAGCGGATCGCTGGTCAAACCGGCGCCGCGCCACCAACATTGA
- a CDS encoding Molybdopterin molybdenumtransferase, giving the protein MKAADATTGLTPLHEAQRIVLEAASPLGLEKVSILDTLGRVLGEDIVAERHNPPWDNSAMDGFAVRAEDIKQDYAISKPVTLTIIEDVPAGKMPTKSVGRGQAIRIMTGAPIPNGADTVVKVEDTEHTPDSVRVFKPEPRGSNVRPQGEDVKKGDCIMSKGTPIRSGETGMLAILAKSFVLVYQRPRVAILSTGDELADLDERFSDEKIINSNSYGIATAVQEAGGVPILLGIARDNPAALKEKISHGLNADILVLSGGVSMGDYDFTKAVFRDLGAEMNFWKLAIRPGQPLAFGKIQGKLAFGLPGNPVSSMVTFEQLVRPAMLKLSGARSYGRPLVEALFQETFSKRSDRRHFLRGVLWREGGVFKVRTTGDQGSGILTSMVKANCLIDIPVEAERVNPGDPVTVQLLSGSAWMEQAAPLPSTGHRQSCC; this is encoded by the coding sequence GTGAAAGCCGCTGATGCGACAACCGGGTTGACCCCCCTTCACGAAGCGCAGCGCATCGTGCTCGAAGCCGCTTCTCCGTTGGGGCTTGAAAAGGTCTCGATCCTGGATACTCTGGGCCGCGTGCTCGGGGAGGACATCGTGGCGGAACGTCATAATCCGCCCTGGGACAATTCCGCGATGGACGGCTTTGCGGTTCGCGCGGAGGATATCAAGCAGGACTATGCGATTTCGAAACCGGTCACGTTGACGATCATCGAAGATGTGCCGGCCGGAAAGATGCCGACCAAGTCCGTCGGGCGGGGGCAGGCCATCCGGATCATGACGGGCGCGCCGATCCCCAACGGCGCCGATACCGTCGTCAAGGTCGAAGATACCGAACATACGCCCGATTCGGTGCGTGTCTTCAAACCGGAGCCCCGCGGGTCCAATGTCAGGCCGCAGGGAGAGGATGTGAAGAAGGGCGATTGCATCATGTCCAAAGGAACGCCGATCCGTTCCGGCGAAACGGGGATGCTGGCGATCTTGGCGAAATCGTTCGTGCTGGTCTATCAACGGCCCAGGGTCGCCATTTTGTCGACCGGCGACGAACTCGCGGATCTCGACGAACGATTCAGCGACGAGAAGATCATCAATTCGAACAGTTATGGCATCGCGACAGCCGTGCAAGAGGCCGGCGGGGTGCCGATCCTGCTGGGAATCGCGCGCGACAATCCCGCCGCGTTGAAAGAAAAAATTTCACATGGGTTGAACGCCGACATCCTCGTGTTGTCCGGCGGGGTGTCGATGGGGGACTACGATTTCACGAAGGCGGTCTTCCGGGATCTGGGGGCCGAGATGAATTTCTGGAAGCTGGCCATTCGACCGGGGCAACCGCTCGCCTTCGGAAAGATTCAGGGCAAGTTGGCGTTCGGGCTGCCGGGCAATCCCGTTTCATCCATGGTGACCTTCGAACAATTGGTCAGACCCGCCATGTTGAAGTTGTCCGGGGCCCGGAGCTACGGCCGGCCGCTCGTGGAGGCGTTGTTTCAGGAGACATTCTCCAAGCGGTCCGATCGCCGCCATTTTCTCCGCGGGGTCCTGTGGCGGGAAGGTGGCGTCTTCAAAGTGCGGACGACCGGTGACCAAGGGTCCGGCATCTTGACCTCCATGGTGAAGGCCAACTGCCTGATCGATATTCCGGTCGAAGCCGAGCGCGTGAACCCCGGCGATCCGGTGACGGTGCAATTGTTGAGCGGTTCGGCATGGATGGAGCAGGCGGCACCGCTTCCGTCGACAGGGCATCGTCAGTCTTGCTGTTGA
- a CDS encoding Molybdopterin-guanine dinucleotide biosynthesis protein MobB, with translation MAVPILCFVGRSNSGKTTLIERVIPELVRAGYKVATVKHAGHGFDLDTEGKDSWRHKQAGASAVVIISKSSLAMFADVSDHMNVEDVRERYLDTSYDLILAEGWRSEGYPKIVVVRDQIGEVPVSHDGLLAVVSNKPIETSVPLIDPDDVSAVAALIIRHFPKAQGDDA, from the coding sequence ATGGCCGTCCCCATTCTTTGTTTCGTCGGACGATCGAACAGCGGCAAGACGACCCTGATTGAGCGTGTGATCCCTGAATTGGTGCGGGCAGGATATAAGGTGGCGACCGTCAAACATGCCGGCCATGGGTTCGATTTGGACACCGAAGGGAAAGACAGTTGGCGCCATAAGCAAGCGGGGGCGAGTGCGGTCGTCATCATCTCGAAGAGCAGCCTGGCGATGTTTGCCGATGTGTCGGACCACATGAATGTCGAGGATGTGCGCGAGCGGTACCTGGATACTTCCTATGATTTGATCCTTGCCGAAGGCTGGCGTAGTGAAGGGTACCCCAAAATCGTGGTCGTGCGCGACCAGATCGGCGAGGTTCCGGTGTCGCACGACGGTCTCCTGGCCGTCGTGTCCAACAAGCCCATCGAGACGTCGGTCCCGCTGATCGATCCGGATGATGTGTCCGCCGTGGCGGCCTTGATCATCCGGCATTTCCCCAAAGCTCAAGGGGATGATGCGTAG
- a CDS encoding Cytochrome c family protein, with protein sequence MRRVSAIVIGAVVAGAVAVGGVAVPLTNHPKFCATCHTIKPAYESWLQSSHKEVECVACHVRPGVVGWLHDKAWHGTRDVAIYLFGTPTEPHNLQAQVDSGVCLGCHRNILRVSEIATRDLPTPVKDVGLIMSHRKHMEAFGRRGQGEGCTTCHAAVVHERPIKGYPIVIPRGHVAADNKSWKPEHPEGSVLHKRALSDCFRCHDNKTEYDGRVLSRKCETCHLPEKLTEFLSF encoded by the coding sequence ATGCGTAGGGTTTCGGCCATTGTGATCGGAGCGGTCGTGGCCGGCGCAGTGGCGGTGGGAGGAGTTGCGGTTCCGCTCACCAACCATCCGAAGTTCTGCGCCACCTGCCATACCATCAAACCGGCTTACGAGAGCTGGCTGCAATCGTCCCATAAAGAGGTGGAGTGCGTAGCCTGCCATGTCAGGCCCGGCGTCGTCGGGTGGTTGCACGACAAGGCCTGGCACGGAACCAGGGATGTGGCCATCTATCTGTTCGGCACACCGACGGAGCCTCACAATCTGCAGGCGCAGGTCGATTCAGGCGTTTGTCTCGGTTGCCATCGCAATATTCTCCGCGTGTCGGAAATTGCGACGCGAGATCTGCCGACACCGGTGAAAGATGTGGGATTGATCATGAGCCACCGCAAACATATGGAGGCGTTCGGCCGGCGCGGGCAAGGCGAAGGTTGCACGACCTGTCATGCGGCGGTCGTCCATGAACGGCCGATCAAGGGGTATCCCATCGTGATTCCCCGTGGGCACGTGGCGGCGGACAACAAATCCTGGAAGCCCGAGCATCCTGAGGGGTCCGTGCTGCACAAGCGTGCGCTGTCGGACTGCTTTCGTTGCCACGACAACAAAACCGAGTACGACGGCAGGGTACTGAGCCGGAAGTGCGAAACGTGTCATCTGCCCGAGAAGCTCACTGAGTTCCTGTCGTTTTAA
- a CDS encoding Efflux ABC transporter, permease protein, with translation MAYHRIAALVLRHLYLYRRSLPRMMEIIYWPFLDLVIWGFITVYLATFQGQMPAVVTFLLGALILWDVLFRSQQGITISFLEEIWARNLMNLFASPLTPSEFLAATMVMSLFKVAAVSIVMSVCAWLFYDYNVFIIGLWLMPFVLNLVLTGWIIGVLTTSLIMRFGQEAEVLAWSMVFLFQPISCVFYPMEVLPVWLKGVAWLNPAAHVFEGMRGLLAGHTTPLPSLGWASGLNLLSLGVVIAWFHHTFNVCKERGSLVRVGE, from the coding sequence ATGGCCTATCACCGTATCGCAGCCCTGGTGCTCCGTCACCTCTATCTCTACCGGCGCAGTTTGCCGAGAATGATGGAGATCATCTATTGGCCGTTCCTGGATCTGGTCATCTGGGGGTTCATCACGGTCTATCTGGCGACCTTTCAAGGTCAGATGCCGGCGGTCGTGACTTTTCTCCTGGGAGCGCTCATTCTTTGGGATGTGTTGTTTCGCTCGCAACAGGGCATCACCATTTCGTTTCTGGAAGAAATCTGGGCGCGTAACTTGATGAATCTGTTCGCCAGCCCGCTCACGCCGAGCGAGTTCCTGGCGGCCACCATGGTCATGAGCCTGTTCAAGGTGGCGGCGGTGTCGATCGTGATGTCCGTCTGCGCCTGGTTGTTTTACGACTACAACGTCTTCATCATCGGTCTGTGGCTCATGCCATTCGTCTTGAACCTAGTCTTGACCGGGTGGATCATCGGCGTGTTGACGACGTCGCTCATCATGCGGTTCGGACAGGAGGCCGAAGTGTTGGCCTGGAGTATGGTTTTTTTGTTTCAACCGATTTCCTGCGTGTTTTATCCTATGGAGGTGTTGCCGGTCTGGTTGAAAGGGGTGGCCTGGCTCAATCCGGCCGCGCATGTGTTCGAGGGAATGCGGGGGCTCCTCGCCGGTCATACAACTCCTCTGCCCAGCCTCGGCTGGGCCTCCGGGTTGAATCTCTTGTCTCTCGGCGTCGTCATTGCCTGGTTTCATCACACCTTCAATGTATGCAAGGAACGGGGATCCTTGGTGCGGGTGGGCGAGTAG
- a CDS encoding RNA-binding region RNP-1 — MGSKIYVGGLPYAATEQQLSDLFAVHGAVESARVITDKFTGQSRGFGFVEMASSEEAQKAIAALNGTDMGGRTLTVNEARPQEPRTGGGPGRSGGGGGGFNGRGGKRDRW, encoded by the coding sequence ATGGGTTCTAAAATTTATGTTGGCGGGTTGCCCTATGCGGCGACCGAGCAGCAGTTGAGCGATCTGTTCGCGGTACATGGGGCGGTTGAATCGGCCCGCGTCATCACGGACAAGTTTACCGGCCAATCGAGAGGATTCGGATTCGTCGAAATGGCCTCTTCCGAAGAGGCGCAGAAGGCGATTGCCGCTCTCAATGGGACGGACATGGGTGGCCGGACATTGACGGTCAATGAAGCGCGTCCTCAGGAGCCTCGAACCGGCGGCGGACCGGGACGGAGCGGAGGAGGAGGCGGGGGATTCAACGGTCGTGGGGGCAAGCGCGATCGCTGGTAA
- a CDS encoding TPR domain protein has protein sequence MSDGVSDRNRVRRIDRLLIFLALVLAPFFTVHSLAAPQDKRVPQPVPLETSPLAEEQIVSPTDKITKPLDADAEAMRHNDLGVAFVFKGDLGQAIDEFRHALRLQTNYFAAHLNLANTLLDVGKHDEAIAEFREALRLKPDDLKAHNDLGVALKEMGDLGGAIAEFRTVLHHRPHDVHAHNNLGVTLKAMGDLDGAIAEYRTAASLQPNDVNAHFNLGLALMEKKNPEAAVGEFRAALHLRPNDAKIRFNLGNALAGMGRRTEAAQELRQYLRLELDTPANRRWLEQAEAKLRELEMP, from the coding sequence ATGTCGGACGGTGTCAGCGACCGCAACAGGGTCCGTCGGATCGACCGTCTGTTGATCTTCCTTGCACTCGTGCTCGCGCCGTTCTTCACGGTCCACTCGCTTGCCGCGCCCCAGGACAAACGGGTGCCGCAGCCTGTCCCGCTCGAAACCAGTCCGTTGGCGGAAGAACAGATTGTGTCGCCCACCGACAAGATCACCAAACCGCTCGACGCCGACGCGGAAGCGATGCGCCATAACGATCTCGGCGTAGCCTTTGTCTTCAAGGGAGACCTGGGGCAGGCCATCGATGAATTCCGGCATGCCCTTCGACTCCAGACAAATTATTTCGCCGCGCACCTCAATTTAGCGAATACCCTCTTGGACGTCGGGAAACATGACGAGGCGATCGCTGAATTCAGGGAAGCCCTGCGGCTCAAACCGGACGATCTGAAGGCCCACAACGACCTGGGTGTCGCCCTCAAGGAAATGGGAGACCTGGGAGGCGCCATTGCAGAATTCAGGACCGTCCTGCATCACCGTCCCCATGATGTGCATGCCCACAACAACTTGGGGGTGACCCTGAAGGCCATGGGCGATCTCGACGGAGCCATTGCAGAATATCGAACCGCCGCCAGCCTCCAGCCGAACGATGTCAACGCGCACTTCAACTTGGGCCTGGCCTTGATGGAAAAAAAGAATCCGGAAGCGGCGGTCGGCGAATTCCGCGCGGCCCTGCATCTGCGTCCGAACGACGCGAAAATCCGCTTCAACCTCGGGAATGCCCTGGCCGGCATGGGGCGGCGCACGGAAGCGGCCCAGGAGCTGAGACAATATCTCCGCCTGGAGCTGGACACCCCCGCCAATCGACGGTGGCTCGAACAGGCCGAAGCGAAGCTCCGCGAACTGGAAATGCCTTAG
- a CDS encoding RND efflux system, outer membrane lipoprotein, NodT, translated as MNRSVPVSSKVVSAFLGILAFASTGCLQGPDYHRPPVETPADWSRMTSGPPAASDKMPEADWWRAFHNQELTQFIEQALAQNHDVRRAVSRVLEGRASVMTAGTGLYPQLNVQGSYTNLAISKNTLAGIGLATGKQPGPQVFAAPGSGFDLWNGAADLRWELDVWGRIRRGLEAASAEAQAIEQDARAIALTLVGDVGQSYFRIRELDEQIEIAQRALTLRRDSLDIITKRASVGLASDLDVRRTEVLVAESAGQIPDLTRLRAVELHRLEVLTGSPPGKLTLQPKSLRQVIVQPEIPVGLPSQLLERRPDILQAEATLVAANARIGQARAYFFPTLSITGQGGLQSVEFVNWFSGNSTNYSIGPSVTLPIFMGGTNVARLDAAESRYQQMMESYQQTILLAFREVADLLVSIQARTEQLARQREQATAAGAAVGLAEVRYRKGLVNYLDVLDAQRTMLAAETQLAQTERARLTDMVSLYKALGGGWNVQTGAVVAPTGGSAVH; from the coding sequence ATGAACCGATCCGTCCCCGTTTCAAGCAAGGTGGTTTCCGCCTTCCTCGGTATCCTGGCGTTCGCATCGACCGGCTGCCTGCAAGGACCCGACTACCATCGACCGCCGGTCGAGACCCCGGCAGACTGGAGCCGTATGACCTCGGGACCGCCGGCCGCCTCCGACAAGATGCCGGAGGCCGACTGGTGGCGGGCATTCCACAATCAGGAGTTGACTCAATTCATCGAACAGGCGCTCGCCCAGAACCACGACGTACGCCGCGCCGTCTCCCGCGTACTGGAAGGACGGGCCTCTGTCATGACGGCCGGCACAGGACTCTATCCCCAGCTCAATGTGCAAGGCAGCTATACCAACCTCGCGATTTCGAAAAACACGTTGGCAGGGATCGGGCTGGCCACCGGCAAGCAGCCGGGGCCTCAGGTCTTCGCGGCTCCCGGCAGCGGGTTCGACCTCTGGAACGGGGCCGCTGACCTCCGGTGGGAATTGGACGTCTGGGGGCGCATTCGGCGCGGGCTGGAGGCAGCCTCGGCGGAGGCTCAGGCCATCGAGCAAGACGCCCGCGCGATTGCGCTGACGTTGGTCGGTGACGTCGGGCAATCCTACTTTCGCATCCGCGAACTGGACGAGCAGATCGAGATCGCCCAACGCGCCCTCACGTTGCGGCGGGACTCGCTCGATATCATCACCAAGCGGGCCTCGGTTGGGTTAGCCTCGGACCTGGACGTGAGACGGACGGAAGTCTTGGTCGCAGAGAGTGCCGGACAAATTCCCGACCTCACCCGCCTCCGCGCCGTCGAGTTGCACCGACTGGAAGTCTTGACGGGATCGCCCCCCGGCAAACTGACCTTGCAACCGAAATCGTTGCGCCAGGTGATCGTACAGCCGGAGATTCCCGTAGGCCTGCCGTCGCAGCTGTTGGAACGACGACCGGATATCCTGCAGGCAGAAGCCACGTTGGTAGCCGCCAATGCCAGGATCGGTCAGGCCCGCGCCTATTTCTTCCCCACCCTCTCCATCACCGGGCAGGGCGGCTTGCAAAGCGTCGAGTTCGTCAATTGGTTCTCGGGAAACAGCACCAACTATAGCATCGGCCCCTCGGTCACCCTGCCCATTTTCATGGGCGGCACCAACGTCGCCAGGCTGGATGCGGCAGAGTCACGCTATCAACAAATGATGGAGAGTTACCAGCAAACCATCCTGCTCGCCTTTCGAGAAGTGGCGGACCTCCTGGTATCGATCCAGGCGCGCACGGAACAACTGGCACGCCAACGTGAACAGGCCACTGCGGCCGGCGCCGCCGTCGGACTGGCGGAGGTGCGGTACCGCAAGGGGTTGGTAAATTACCTCGATGTCCTCGACGCTCAGCGCACGATGCTCGCGGCGGAAACACAACTCGCCCAGACGGAACGGGCCCGTCTCACCGACATGGTAAGCCTCTACAAGGCCCTCGGAGGCGGGTGGAACGTTCAGACCGGCGCCGTCGTCGCTCCCACCGGCGGTTCGGCGGTACACTGA
- a CDS encoding ABC-type antimicrobial peptide transport system, ATPase component: MEGSSQPQDHAQEPDRQQVSVAVQVRGLVKSFGNGDTAVTVLKGIDLDVYFGELLLLVGESGGGKTTLLSAIAGILDVDAGDLAVLGASLTTMSAGTRTSFRGRTMGFIYQQFNLLPALTAAENVAIPLLIQRMAKHDALARARRMLERVGLADRTEFLPKNLSGGQQQRVAVARALVNEPKLLVCDEPTAALDGPNGQKIMELIRDVGRASDRCVIVVTHDSRIFKFGDRMAELTDGRIVGIHPIQKEATA; this comes from the coding sequence ATGGAGGGTTCTTCACAGCCACAGGATCATGCGCAGGAGCCGGACCGGCAGCAGGTCTCCGTGGCCGTCCAGGTCCGGGGGCTCGTGAAGTCGTTCGGCAACGGCGACACCGCGGTGACGGTCCTCAAGGGCATCGACCTCGACGTCTATTTCGGCGAGTTGTTGCTCCTCGTCGGGGAGTCGGGAGGAGGAAAGACCACGTTGCTGTCCGCGATCGCCGGTATCCTGGATGTCGATGCGGGCGACCTCGCGGTCTTGGGAGCGTCCCTCACGACGATGTCGGCCGGCACGAGGACCAGCTTTCGTGGGCGAACGATGGGATTCATCTATCAACAGTTCAACCTTCTGCCAGCCCTGACTGCCGCGGAGAATGTCGCTATTCCGTTGCTGATCCAGAGGATGGCCAAACACGACGCCCTCGCCAGGGCGCGACGGATGCTCGAACGGGTCGGTCTGGCCGATCGGACGGAATTTCTCCCGAAGAACCTTTCCGGCGGCCAACAGCAACGGGTGGCCGTCGCCCGGGCGCTGGTCAATGAACCGAAACTCCTCGTGTGCGACGAACCGACCGCCGCCCTCGACGGACCCAACGGCCAAAAGATCATGGAGCTGATTCGAGACGTGGGACGGGCCTCCGATCGTTGCGTGATCGTCGTCACCCACGACAGTCGCATTTTCAAGTTCGGCGACCGGATGGCGGAGTTGACCGACGGGCGCATCGTCGGCATTCACCCGATTCAGAAAGAGGCTACCGCATGA
- a CDS encoding ABC-type antimicrobial peptide transport system, permease component, giving the protein MNYIALRMLFGDRAKYLMLLCGLTFAVMLIVQQGSIFWGLMIWSQSSISNVNVPIWVTDPGISQVDEVKPIADTTVDRVRSIPGVEWAVPLYKGLLRARLSNGEYHQITLTGLDSATLIGRPAEVLAGRFEDLRQPDAVAVDQWAVERMGGPGVIKIGTVFELNDKLARVVAIAKIQKTFTNIPVVYTTYERALRYVPRERRTLSYVLAKAKDDAPIEEVIQRIRNQTGLGAFTGEAFGWKTIGWVLKNTGIGINFGTTILLGFVVGMAIAGQTFYLFTVENLRQFGALKAMGASTATLARMILLQAFTVGLTGYGVGIGLATGFGLLTAQEGQLPFIETWPLLLLVLVALLMICSLSALISILKLARLEPAIVFR; this is encoded by the coding sequence ATGAACTACATCGCGCTCAGGATGCTCTTCGGGGACCGCGCGAAGTACCTCATGCTCCTCTGCGGTTTGACCTTTGCCGTGATGTTGATCGTGCAACAGGGCTCCATCTTCTGGGGACTCATGATTTGGTCGCAATCGAGCATCAGCAATGTCAATGTGCCGATTTGGGTGACCGATCCCGGCATCTCGCAGGTCGATGAGGTCAAGCCGATCGCCGATACCACGGTGGACCGTGTCCGCAGCATCCCTGGTGTGGAATGGGCTGTGCCCCTCTATAAGGGTCTGTTGCGGGCCAGGCTGTCGAACGGAGAGTACCATCAGATCACCTTGACCGGCTTGGACAGCGCCACCTTGATCGGCCGTCCTGCCGAAGTCTTGGCCGGGCGTTTCGAAGACCTGCGGCAGCCCGATGCCGTCGCCGTGGATCAGTGGGCCGTGGAACGAATGGGAGGGCCGGGGGTCATCAAGATCGGCACGGTCTTCGAACTCAACGACAAGCTGGCCCGCGTCGTGGCCATCGCCAAAATTCAGAAAACCTTCACCAATATCCCGGTGGTCTACACCACCTACGAACGCGCCCTGCGTTATGTGCCGAGGGAACGGCGGACCCTCTCCTACGTCCTGGCCAAGGCCAAGGACGATGCACCGATCGAGGAGGTCATTCAGCGCATCCGCAATCAGACCGGACTCGGGGCCTTCACCGGCGAGGCCTTCGGTTGGAAAACCATCGGTTGGGTGCTTAAGAACACCGGGATCGGGATCAACTTCGGCACCACAATCCTCCTCGGTTTCGTCGTCGGCATGGCCATCGCAGGGCAGACGTTCTACCTCTTCACGGTCGAGAACCTCAGGCAGTTCGGCGCGTTGAAGGCGATGGGGGCCTCCACGGCGACCTTGGCGCGCATGATTTTGCTGCAGGCCTTCACCGTGGGCCTCACCGGCTATGGGGTAGGCATCGGCCTGGCCACCGGCTTCGGACTGTTGACCGCCCAGGAAGGTCAGCTGCCGTTCATCGAAACCTGGCCGTTGCTCCTGCTGGTCTTGGTCGCCTTGCTCATGATCTGTAGCCTGTCAGCCCTGATCAGTATCTTGAAGCTGGCTCGGCTTGAACCGGCCATCGTGTTTCGCTGA